In Chitinophaga nivalis, a single genomic region encodes these proteins:
- a CDS encoding helix-turn-helix domain-containing protein: MKNFGETIREIRENKGLLLRQVAAAIEVDTALVSKLERGERKAQREQVSKLARFLEMPEDTLLVVWLSDKVLEILEEEPLAGEALKQTAKRINRS, from the coding sequence TTGAAAAATTTTGGTGAAACCATTCGGGAAATCCGCGAAAACAAAGGATTGCTGTTACGCCAGGTAGCGGCGGCTATCGAGGTGGATACGGCCTTGGTCAGTAAACTGGAGAGGGGCGAACGAAAAGCCCAGCGCGAACAGGTCAGTAAGCTGGCCCGGTTCCTGGAAATGCCGGAAGATACCTTGCTGGTGGTATGGTTGTCTGATAAAGTATTGGAAATACTGGAAGAAGAACCACTGGCTGGCGAGGCATTAAAACAAACAGCAAAACGCATTAATCGCAGTTAA
- a CDS encoding ankyrin repeat domain-containing protein codes for MQTLINNKDYEGIQKALSQNPSLANEGIPFDETNTAKAHPLHRICDGVFANTYTDQEAVEMARIFLAYGANINGYGLTEEQDTPLTAAASLHAEEVGILYIENGAAIHHAGCHGGTALHWAAWVGRDKLLARLLREKADIHKRCIDFKGTPLLWAVHGFKYGGQENRYNQIECVRLLLEAGADKTVPNVEDITPFEFLDEEDTALISLLK; via the coding sequence ATGCAAACACTGATCAATAATAAAGATTATGAAGGGATTCAAAAGGCGCTTTCTCAAAATCCTTCATTAGCCAATGAAGGGATACCTTTTGACGAAACGAATACTGCCAAAGCTCATCCACTCCATAGGATCTGTGATGGTGTATTTGCCAATACCTATACGGATCAGGAAGCCGTTGAAATGGCCCGGATATTTTTAGCATATGGCGCAAATATTAATGGTTATGGATTAACCGAAGAACAGGATACTCCCCTTACTGCGGCAGCCAGCCTGCATGCGGAGGAAGTAGGTATTTTATATATAGAAAACGGCGCAGCGATTCACCATGCAGGATGTCATGGGGGCACTGCTTTACACTGGGCAGCCTGGGTGGGAAGAGATAAGCTGTTAGCACGGCTGCTCCGGGAAAAAGCAGACATTCATAAGCGATGTATTGATTTTAAAGGCACTCCGCTTTTGTGGGCTGTCCATGGATTCAAATATGGCGGTCAGGAAAACAGGTATAACCAGATTGAATGCGTCCGGCTATTGCTCGAGGCAGGCGCCGACAAAACGGTTCCTAACGTGGAAGATATCACACCATTCGAGTTTCTTGACGAAGAGGATACTGCATTAATCAGCCTGTTGAAATAG
- a CDS encoding NAD-dependent epimerase/dehydratase family protein: protein MEQTNLALVSGANGHLGNNLVRLLLSKGIPVRASVRNIKNKLPFAGLNCEVVQADITDKASFVKALQGVDTFYAVGASFKLWAKDPRKEIYEVNMDGTRNTIEAAVEAGVRKIVYVSSIAALDYTKLPAKESNGYNPDRRDMYYNSKNDGEKLAFELAEKYAIELVAVLPAAMIGSTAFAPLNVSYNIIRLILQKQIPVETNITLNWIDVKDVAEGCYLAATKGKNGERYILANEKCTSIKETTRIAQELFPALKLKLPVAVSKPILYAVAWLMETGSKISEKAPVLTTKDIALFSGLQQNFDISKARTELGFHPKNTVEAVKEAMHYLQENEYLLN, encoded by the coding sequence ATGGAACAAACAAATTTAGCACTCGTTTCAGGCGCAAACGGGCATCTTGGAAATAACCTGGTGAGATTACTGCTCAGTAAAGGTATTCCTGTAAGAGCTTCGGTACGTAACATAAAAAACAAACTACCTTTTGCCGGATTAAACTGCGAAGTGGTACAAGCCGATATTACAGACAAAGCATCGTTTGTAAAGGCATTGCAGGGTGTGGATACCTTTTATGCGGTAGGCGCGTCTTTCAAATTATGGGCGAAAGATCCCCGGAAAGAGATTTACGAGGTAAATATGGATGGTACCCGTAATACTATAGAAGCCGCCGTGGAAGCAGGCGTGAGAAAGATTGTTTATGTAAGTTCAATAGCCGCCTTAGACTATACGAAGCTTCCTGCAAAAGAGAGTAATGGTTATAATCCTGATCGTAGAGATATGTACTACAATTCAAAAAATGATGGAGAAAAACTGGCTTTTGAATTGGCTGAAAAATATGCTATTGAATTAGTGGCCGTATTACCCGCCGCAATGATAGGTAGTACTGCATTTGCACCACTGAATGTATCGTACAACATTATCCGTTTGATTTTACAAAAGCAGATTCCTGTGGAAACAAATATCACCTTAAATTGGATTGACGTAAAAGATGTAGCTGAAGGATGCTACCTGGCAGCTACCAAAGGGAAAAACGGTGAGCGATATATTCTGGCAAATGAAAAATGTACCTCCATCAAAGAAACAACGAGGATAGCACAGGAACTATTTCCGGCATTGAAATTAAAACTACCGGTAGCAGTTTCCAAACCAATATTATATGCCGTGGCATGGCTGATGGAAACGGGAAGCAAAATAAGTGAGAAAGCTCCTGTACTCACTACCAAAGATATCGCCCTGTTTTCGGGATTGCAACAAAACTTCGATATCTCAAAAGCAAGGACAGAACTGGGGTTTCATCCGAAAAATACTGTGGAAGCAGTTAAAGAAGCGATGCACTATTTACAGGAGAATGAATATCTCCTAAATTAA
- a CDS encoding Crp/Fnr family transcriptional regulator produces MYEQLLNLISQKITLGEHDKVLCRQYFEPVLLPKNRVVEEEGKVPKCLYFVVSGFVRLFHYNDKGDEVTTHINCPPGFITSYVNFINQTISDENLECITDCALLRITKADLETLTQESAPFKDFSIWVFQQSLAYNENRSKELATLTAEQRYKKLMDEHPEFLHHVPVQYIASFLGMNPKSLSRIRKQIIR; encoded by the coding sequence ATGTATGAGCAGTTACTAAACCTTATTTCACAAAAGATAACACTTGGCGAACACGATAAAGTATTATGCAGACAGTATTTCGAGCCGGTGCTTCTCCCTAAAAACCGGGTGGTTGAAGAAGAAGGCAAAGTGCCGAAGTGCCTTTATTTTGTAGTTTCGGGATTTGTAAGGTTATTTCACTACAATGATAAAGGGGATGAAGTGACAACGCATATCAATTGTCCGCCTGGTTTTATTACTTCGTACGTTAATTTTATCAATCAGACGATATCCGATGAAAACCTGGAATGTATAACAGACTGTGCACTATTACGCATTACAAAAGCTGATCTGGAAACCCTTACGCAAGAGAGTGCCCCATTTAAAGATTTTAGTATTTGGGTTTTTCAACAGTCCTTAGCGTACAACGAGAATCGTTCAAAAGAACTGGCTACACTTACTGCAGAACAACGGTATAAAAAACTGATGGATGAACATCCTGAATTTTTGCATCATGTGCCGGTACAATACATTGCCTCTTTTCTGGGAATGAACCCTAAAAGTTTGAGCCGTATCCGTAAACAAATCATTAGGTAA